GCGCGGGCTTCTCGACGGCGACGGGTGTCGCGGACCTGCTCGCGATGGAAGGGTTGCCCTTCCGGACGGCCCACGAACTGGTCGCGGTGGCGGCCGAGCGGTCGGCCGATCCCGACTACGAGACGCTGGAGGCGGCGGCCGAGGAGGTGCTGGGCGAGTCGCTGTCTGCATACACTGACCGTGGGGCCGTCGAGGACGCGCTGGACCCCGCCGAAAGCGTGGCGAGTCGGGACTCGGCCGGTGGGCCGGCTCCCGATGCGGTGGCCGATCAGCTGTCGGCGGCCCGGGCCGACCTCGACGCCGACCGCGAGACGCTGGCGGACAAACGGACCGCGCTGGCCGATGCCGAGAACCGTCTCCGCGAGGTGGTGGCCGCCTATGTCTGAGTCCCGACCCGTTCGGCAGCGACGTGAACTCCCGCGAGGCCGGGGCGCAGCGGCCCCCGCACCGCGACCGCGATCCCCGCGAGGGGACGAATTACCAGAATCATGATAACGAAATCGTGAAATGCCGCCACGGTCGCTTTTGCTACGGTTAGACGGTAGTTTGCGTTGTTAATTCTCCCCGACAGGTCCGAAGGGTTTAAGTAGTAACGAGCGTGACTTGCAGGTACCAATGACGGAATGCATCGAGTGTGGGGCGGAGGTTACCCTGCACGACGACCTGGAAGTGGGAGAGATCGTCGACTGTTCGACCTGCGGTGCGGAGCTGGAAGTCGTCGACACCGACCCCGTCGAGCTGGACACGGCGCCCGAGCTCGAAGAGGACTGGGGCGAGTGAGCGTGCGTTCGGCCGCGCGGTACGGCTGCTGCCGGCCGGTGATACCATGAATTTCGGCATACTCTACTCGCGCATTCGCAAAGACGAGAAGCTCCTCCTCTCGGAGCTTCGTGACCGGGGGCACGAGGTCACGAAGATCGACGTCCGCAAACAGCAGTTCGGACTGTCCGAGCCGCCTGCTGACTTCGAGGGCGTCGACCTCGTGGTCGACCGGTGTCTCGCGACCAGTCGCAGCGTCTACGCCACGCGCTTCATCGACGCCTACGACATCCCGGTCGTCAACCACCCCGACACCGCCGACGTCTGTGCCGACAAGGCCAAAAACAGCCTCGCGCTGGTCGAGGATGCGGTCCCGACGCCGGACACCAAAGTCGCGTTCACCAAGGACGCGGCCATGGAAGCCATCGAGGACTTCGGCTACCCCTGCGTCCTCAAGCCCGTCGTGGGCTCGTGGGGTCGCCTGATGGCCAAGATCGACAGCCGGACGGCCGCCGAGGCCATCCTCGAACACAAAGAGACCCTGGGCCACTACGAGCACAAGGTGTTCTACGTCCAGGAGTACGTCGACAAGGGCGGCGAGGACATCCGCGTGCTCGCGACCGACGGCGAACCAGTCGCCGCGATGGTCCGGTCCTCGGACCACTGGATCACCAACGCCGCGAAGGGAGCCGAGACCGACGCGTTCGGGCTCGACGACGAGGCCCTCGACCTCGTGGAGCGGGCCTCCGAGGCAGTCGGCGGCGGCCTGCTGGGCGTCGACCTCATGGGGACAGGCGAGGCGCAAAGCTCCTCGGAAGGGTCGAGCGGCGACGAGCCGCGAGACTACGGCTACACCGTCCACGAGGTCAACCACAACGTCGAGTTCAAGGCGCTGAACGAAGCGACCGACGTGGACGTGCCCGCCCGCGTGGTCGACTGGCTCGAAACCAAGGCCGAGCAGGAACAGGGGGTGAGCGCCTGATGTCCGCGGACGGCGAACCCTCGCTCACTGCCTCGGTCGTCGGTGGCACCGGCTTCACCGGCGGGGAACTCCTGCGCCTGCTGGCTGGGCACCCCGACTTCGAGATCGTCCAGGCGACGAGTCGCTCGAAGGCCAACAAGACGGTCGGCCACCAGCACCCCAACCTGCGGGATCTGGACCTGCGCTTTTCGAGTCCGGACGACCTCGAATCGGTCGACGTGCTGTTCGCCGCGACGCCCCACGGCGTCACGATGGAGCAGATCGACGAGTTCCGCGAGGCCGCGGGCACCGTCGTCGACCTGTCGGCGGACTTCCGGCTGGACACCGAACAGCAGTACGACGAGTGGTACGACGGTCACAGTCGGCCCGAACTCCTCGAAAAGGCCGAGTATGCACTACCCGAGCTGAACCGTGAGAACCTCGAAGGGGCCGAGATCGTCGCCTCCGGCGGCTGTAACGCCACTGCGACGATCATGGGACTGCTGCCCCTGTTCGAGGAGGGCGTGCTCTCCGGCGACGAGCAGATCGTCGTCGACGTGAAGGTCGGCTCCTCGGAGGGCGGTGCCGGCGGCGGGGAGGCCTCCAGCCACCCCGAGCGCTCCGGCGTCGTCCGGCCCTACGCGCCCACCGGGCACCGCCACGAGGCCGAGATCCAGCAGTTCCTCGGCGTCGACGTGTCCTTCACCGTCCACGCGGTGGAGATGATCCGCGGCGCGAGCGCGACCTGTCACGTCTTTCCTGAAGAGCCCGTCTCGAAAGGTGACCTCTGGTCGGCCTACCGCGGGCAGTACGAGGACGAACCGTTCGTCGAACTCGTTTCGGGCGGCGGTGGCGTCTACCGCTACCCCGAACCCAAGTCCGTCGCAGGGACGAACAAGGCCGAAGTCGGCTTCGAACTCGACCCCGGCAACAAACGGCTGGTCGTGTTCTCGGCCATCGACAACATGATGAAGGGCTCGGCCGGCCAGGCCGTCCACGCAGCCAACGTCGCCCTGGGCCTCGACGAGACAGCGGGCCTCGACATCCGTGGCCTGCATCCCGTGGGCTCGCCGTAGCAACCGGAGAGGTATTTTCGTAATGACAACAGTTATCAAAGTCGGTGGCGCTCGCGCGGTCGATCCCGCGGGTGCCCTTTCGGATATCGCAGCATTGTACGAGGACGGCGAGGACGTGGCGGTCGTCCACGGCGGCTCCACGGCCGTCGACGACACGCTGGAGCGACTCGGCATCGAACCGGAGTACGTCGAGACGCCGAGCGGCGTGGTCGGTCGGTTCACCGACGCGGAGACGATGGAGGTGTTCGAGATGGTCTTCGGCCACCTGAACACCCAGCTGGTCGCTGGCCTGCAGAGCCTCGACGTCGACGCGGTCGGACTCAACGGCGTCGACGGAAAGCTCCTGCACGGTCCCCGGAAGTCGGCGGTCCGGGTCGTCGAGGACGGCAAGAAGAAGATCAAGCGCGGTGATCACTCCGGGACGATCAAGCAGGTCAACGGTGACCTGCTGGAGTCGCTGCTGAGTGATGGATACGTCCCTGTCGCCGCGCCGCCGATGGCCGGTGCAGATGACGGCGACGTGATCCCCGTCAACACCGACGCCGACCGCTCGGCGGCGGCGATCTCGGGCGAACTCGGCGGGACGCTCGTCCTGCTGACGGACGTGGAAGGCGTCTACGAGGACCCCGACGATCCCGACACGCTGATCGAGACGGTCGAGACGAGCGCGGAGTGGGAGGCCCTCGAAGCGGCCGCCGAGGGATTCATGAGCCGGAAGATCATGGCGGCCGAGGAGGCCCTCGAATCGGGGGCCGACGAGGTCGTCATCGCGGACGCCAACGCCGACGAGCCGATCCTCTCGGCGCTCGACGGCGGCGGCACACACCTGTATCAGGAGGCACTACAATGAGCGGATTCGTCTTCAACGAGAAACCCATCCAGATCGAACGCGGCGAGGGAGCGTACCTCTACGGATCGGACGGCACCGAGTACCTCGACATGGGGGCCAGTTACGCCTGCGTCCCGCTGGGGCACGACCACCCCGCGGTGCAGGCGGCCGTCCGCGAGCAGCTGGACGACCTCACCTACGTGCAGGCGTCCTACCCCGTCGAGACCCGGACGCGGCTGTACGACCTGCTGGCCGACACCGCGCCCGGCGACATCGACTACACGTGGCTCTGTAACTCGGGCACGGAAGCCAACGAGGCAGCGCTGAAGTTCGCCCGCTCGGCCACGGGGAACTCCAAGATCGTCGCCACGATGCAGGGCTTCCACGGCCGGACGATGGGCGCGCTGGCGACCACGTGGAAGGACAAGTACAAGAAGCCCTACGAGCCCCTGATCGGCGACGTGGAGTTCGTCCCCTACGACGACCCCGAGGCGATGGAACAGACTGTGGACGACGACACCGCCGCAGTCATCGTGGAACCCGTCCAGGGCGAGGGCGGGATCAACCCCGCGAGTCAGGAGTTCCTCCAGCGGACCCGTGAGGTCACCGAGAACGCGGGCGCGGCGCTGATCTTCGACGAGGTCCAGACCGGGATGGGCCGGACCGGAAGCCTGTGGGCCGCCGACGAGTCCGGCGTGGTGCCCGACATGATCACGAGCGCGAAGGGGCTAGGCAACGGCCTGCCCATCGGCGCGACGCTGTGCCGGGAGTGGATCGCCGAGAACTACGGCTCCCACGCCTCGACGTTCTCGGGTGGGCCCGTCATCTCGGCGGCCGCCGAGGCGACCGTCGAGACGATCACGGAGGAAGGAATCACCGAGAACGCGGCCCGTATCGGCTCGTACATCCAGGAGCGACTCGACGACGAACTCGGCGACGACGTGCGTGAGGTCCGCGGCGAAGGCCTGATGATCGGCGTCGAGGTCGGTCGCGGGGCCAACCGCGTGCTCAAGGAACTCGCCTTGAACCACGGCGTGCTGGCGCTGCCGGCGGGCCGGACGGTCGTGCGCCTGCTCCCGCCGCTTTCGATCACCGAGGACCACGCCGACGAGGTCGTCGACGCGCTCACAGCAACGATCACGGAGGACGAGGGATGAGCGGGACCCAGTTCACCAGTCAGAGCACGATCGACGTGGACGGGGAGGCCCGCCAGTTGCTCGTCGATCTGGTCTCGACGCCCTCGGTCTCGGGCGAGGAGCGTCGCTGTGCCGAGGTGCTGGTCTCGTACTTCGAGGAACACGACCGCGAGGTCTGGATCGACGAGATCGGCAACGTCCGCGCGCCCGCCGACGACGGCGTCCTCCTGACCTCCCACATCGACACCGTCCCCGGGGACATCCCCGTCGAGATCCGCGAGGCCGAAGACGGCGACGCCGAGGCCCTCTGGGGCCGCGGAAGCGTCGACGCGAAGGGGCCGCTGGCGGCGATGGCCGTCGCCGCGGTTCGAACGGGAGCCTCGTTCGTCGGCGTCGTCGGCGAGGAAGTCGACTCCCGTGGCGGCCGCTATCTGGTCGAGGATCGCGAGGCCGCGCCCGACGCCGTGATCAACGGCGAACCCTCCGGCTGGGAGGGGATCACGCTGGGCTACCGCGGCCTGGTGGCCGGCACCTACGTCGCGACCAGCGAGTCGGGCCACACCTCCCGCCCGGAGAACAACGCTATCCAGGACGCCATCGCCTGGTGGTCGAACGTGGAAGCGGAGTTCGCCACCGACGAGTGGGAGGCGGTGTTCGAGCGGGTGACGCCCAAACCCACCAAGATCGACGGTGGGCTCACCGAGGACGGCCTCTCCGTCGAGGCGACGATGGAGGTCCAGTTGCGGGTGCCCCCGAGTATGAACACCGCGGAGATCATCGAGATCACCGAGGGTCATCTGGACGTGGCCGACCGCGTCCACTGGAAGGACAGGGTCGAACCGGTGATGATGTCGCCCCGGACCGACGTGGCGCGGGCGTTTCGCGCGTCCATCCGGCAGGCCGGCGGCGACCCACGCCTGCTCCGGAAGACCGGCACAAGCGATATGAACGTGTACGCACAGGAGTGGGACTGTCCCATGGTCACCTACGGCCCCGGCGATTCGGACCTCGATCACGCGCCCAACGAACACCTCGCGCTGTCCGAATACGACCGCTCGGTCGAGGTACTCGAAACGGTCGCAACCCGGCTTCTGGAGGAGTAGACATGGCACGCGCACTGCTCGACGTCGACGACCTGACCGCCGAAGAGTTGACTACCGTCCTCGACCGCGCCGCCGACCTGAAGGCGGCCGACGACGGCCGGCAACCGCTGGTCGATCGGACGCTGGGGATGATCTTCGAGAAACCATCGACCCGAACCCGAGTCTCCTTCGAGACGGGGATGACCCAGCTCGGGGGCCACGCCATCTTCCTCGGGCCGGACGACATCCACCTCGGCCACGGCGAGCCGATCAAGGACACCGCCCGCGCGGTCTCGCGGTACGTCGATTTCATCATGGCTCGCGTGTTCGACCACGCGGACGTGGTGGAACTGGGCGAGTACGCCACCGTCCCGGTAATCAACGGGCTGACCGACGACGCCCACCCCTGCCAGACGCTGGCGGACCTGCTGACGATCCGCGAGCGGTTCGGCGGGTTCGACGTGGACGTGGCCTGGGTCGGCGACGGCAACAACGTCGCCCAGTCGTTCGTCCTCGGCGCGGCGATGGCCGGCATCGACCTGACCGTCGCCACGCCCGAAGGGTACGGCATCGACGACGACGTTCTCAAGCGCGCCGCGGGACTCGGCGGCGAACCCGAGACCACCCACGATCCCGAGGCGGCCGTCGAAGACGCCGACGTGGTCTACACCGACGTGTGGGTCAGCATGGGGCAGGAGGACCAGCGCGAGCAGAAGCTCGCCGACTTCGATGGGTTTCAGGTCACCACCGACC
This Halorientalis sp. IM1011 DNA region includes the following protein-coding sequences:
- a CDS encoding RimK family alpha-L-glutamate ligase yields the protein MNFGILYSRIRKDEKLLLSELRDRGHEVTKIDVRKQQFGLSEPPADFEGVDLVVDRCLATSRSVYATRFIDAYDIPVVNHPDTADVCADKAKNSLALVEDAVPTPDTKVAFTKDAAMEAIEDFGYPCVLKPVVGSWGRLMAKIDSRTAAEAILEHKETLGHYEHKVFYVQEYVDKGGEDIRVLATDGEPVAAMVRSSDHWITNAAKGAETDAFGLDDEALDLVERASEAVGGGLLGVDLMGTGEAQSSSEGSSGDEPRDYGYTVHEVNHNVEFKALNEATDVDVPARVVDWLETKAEQEQGVSA
- a CDS encoding aspartate aminotransferase family protein; the protein is MSGFVFNEKPIQIERGEGAYLYGSDGTEYLDMGASYACVPLGHDHPAVQAAVREQLDDLTYVQASYPVETRTRLYDLLADTAPGDIDYTWLCNSGTEANEAALKFARSATGNSKIVATMQGFHGRTMGALATTWKDKYKKPYEPLIGDVEFVPYDDPEAMEQTVDDDTAAVIVEPVQGEGGINPASQEFLQRTREVTENAGAALIFDEVQTGMGRTGSLWAADESGVVPDMITSAKGLGNGLPIGATLCREWIAENYGSHASTFSGGPVISAAAEATVETITEEGITENAARIGSYIQERLDDELGDDVREVRGEGLMIGVEVGRGANRVLKELALNHGVLALPAGRTVVRLLPPLSITEDHADEVVDALTATITEDEG
- the argF gene encoding ornithine carbamoyltransferase; translation: MARALLDVDDLTAEELTTVLDRAADLKAADDGRQPLVDRTLGMIFEKPSTRTRVSFETGMTQLGGHAIFLGPDDIHLGHGEPIKDTARAVSRYVDFIMARVFDHADVVELGEYATVPVINGLTDDAHPCQTLADLLTIRERFGGFDVDVAWVGDGNNVAQSFVLGAAMAGIDLTVATPEGYGIDDDVLKRAAGLGGEPETTHDPEAAVEDADVVYTDVWVSMGQEDQREQKLADFDGFQVTTDLLGDRPLMHCLPAHRGEEVTDEALESENSIVWDQAENRMHAQNGLLVWLAEQ
- the lysW gene encoding lysine biosynthesis protein LysW — encoded protein: MTECIECGAEVTLHDDLEVGEIVDCSTCGAELEVVDTDPVELDTAPELEEDWGE
- a CDS encoding acetylglutamate/acetylaminoadipate kinase, which produces MTTVIKVGGARAVDPAGALSDIAALYEDGEDVAVVHGGSTAVDDTLERLGIEPEYVETPSGVVGRFTDAETMEVFEMVFGHLNTQLVAGLQSLDVDAVGLNGVDGKLLHGPRKSAVRVVEDGKKKIKRGDHSGTIKQVNGDLLESLLSDGYVPVAAPPMAGADDGDVIPVNTDADRSAAAISGELGGTLVLLTDVEGVYEDPDDPDTLIETVETSAEWEALEAAAEGFMSRKIMAAEEALESGADEVVIADANADEPILSALDGGGTHLYQEALQ
- a CDS encoding [LysW]-lysine hydrolase translates to MSGTQFTSQSTIDVDGEARQLLVDLVSTPSVSGEERRCAEVLVSYFEEHDREVWIDEIGNVRAPADDGVLLTSHIDTVPGDIPVEIREAEDGDAEALWGRGSVDAKGPLAAMAVAAVRTGASFVGVVGEEVDSRGGRYLVEDREAAPDAVINGEPSGWEGITLGYRGLVAGTYVATSESGHTSRPENNAIQDAIAWWSNVEAEFATDEWEAVFERVTPKPTKIDGGLTEDGLSVEATMEVQLRVPPSMNTAEIIEITEGHLDVADRVHWKDRVEPVMMSPRTDVARAFRASIRQAGGDPRLLRKTGTSDMNVYAQEWDCPMVTYGPGDSDLDHAPNEHLALSEYDRSVEVLETVATRLLEE
- the argC gene encoding N-acetyl-gamma-glutamyl-phosphate reductase; amino-acid sequence: MSADGEPSLTASVVGGTGFTGGELLRLLAGHPDFEIVQATSRSKANKTVGHQHPNLRDLDLRFSSPDDLESVDVLFAATPHGVTMEQIDEFREAAGTVVDLSADFRLDTEQQYDEWYDGHSRPELLEKAEYALPELNRENLEGAEIVASGGCNATATIMGLLPLFEEGVLSGDEQIVVDVKVGSSEGGAGGGEASSHPERSGVVRPYAPTGHRHEAEIQQFLGVDVSFTVHAVEMIRGASATCHVFPEEPVSKGDLWSAYRGQYEDEPFVELVSGGGGVYRYPEPKSVAGTNKAEVGFELDPGNKRLVVFSAIDNMMKGSAGQAVHAANVALGLDETAGLDIRGLHPVGSP